One genomic window of Quercus lobata isolate SW786 chromosome 9, ValleyOak3.0 Primary Assembly, whole genome shotgun sequence includes the following:
- the LOC115960176 gene encoding anthocyanidin 5,3-O-glucosyltransferase-like isoform X2 has translation MVDAIVLYPSSGRGHLNSMVELGKLILKHHPSFSITILILSEPNTNTNSTAPNYVASSTTQYITTVNSTTPSITFHHLSPISEVPPRTASPVELCYLIPRLNNPNLHQTLKTISQTSKLRAFIIDFFCDSAFEVASNLDIPTYYFFTSSPSGLAAFLYRPTLHKKVDNSLKDLHGNMLLDDIPGLPPIRVSDMPKTMFDRTSSKLYQYFLNTATHMAKSNGLLVNTFDLLETKAIKAISGGLCVPHGPTPPIFCIGPLISNTNQDGEEHECLNWLNSQPSRSVVFLCFGSLGSFSEKQSKEIAVGLENSGQRFLWVVRNSPLDKDKDPNLDELLPKGFLERTKGKGFVVKQWAPQVAVLSHDSVGGFVTHCGWNSVLEAVWCEVPMVGWPLYAEQRLNRVVLVEETKLALGLNDSEDGFVSATELEKRVRELMDSEVGTEVRERVSSLREEAVAAVKEGGSSHVALANLAELWRQN, from the exons ATGGTGGATGCCATAGTTCTATACCCTTCTTCAGGCAGAGGCCATCTAAACTCCATGGTAGAGCTTGGCAAGCTCATACTCAAACATCACCCTTCTTTCTCCATCACAATCCTCATCTTAAGTGAACCAAACACAAATACTAACTCCACCGCACCCAATTACGTAGCAAGCTCTACCACCCAATACATCACCACCGTCAATTCCACCACCCCATCTATCACCTTTCACCACCTCTCACCCATCTCTGAAGTCCCACCCAGAACTGCTTCCCCTGTAGAACTCTGCTACTTAATACCACGCCTCAACAACCCAAATCTCCACCAAACCCTGAAAACTATTTCCCAAACCTCCAAACTCAGAGCTTTTATCATTGATTTCTTCTGTGATTCTGCTTTCGAAGTGGCCTCAAACCTTGACATCCCCACTTACTATTTCTTCACCTCTAGCCCAAGCGGCCTAGCTGCATTTCTATACCGCCCCACTTTGCATAAAAAAGTGGATAACAGTTTGAAAGATCTCCATGGTAATATGCTTCTTGATGATATTCCTGGCTTACCTCCGATTCGGGTTTCGGATATGCCGAAAACTATGTTCGATCGCACTAGTTCTAAATTGTACCAGTATTTTCTTAACACAGCAACGCACATGGCCAAATCAAATGGACTTCTTGTAAACACGTTTGACTTGCTCGAAACAAAAGCTATCAAGGCAATCTCTGGTGGACTATGTGTCCCACATGGACCAACTCCGCCAATTTTCTGTATTGGACCTTTGATATCAAACACCAATCAAGATGGAGAAGAGCACGAGTGTTTGAATTGGTTAAACTCACAACCGAGCCGAAGCGTTGTGTTTCTATGTTTCGGAAGCTTGGGATCTTTTTCGGAGAAACAGTCGAAAGAAATAGCGGTGGGTTTAGAAAACAGCGGTCAAAGATTTTTGTGGGTTGTGAGAAATTCACCGCTGGATAAGGATAAAGATCCAAACTTGGATGAATTATTGCCAAAGGGTTTCTTGGAAAGGACCAAAGGTAAAGGTTTTGTGGTGAAACAATGGGCTCCACAGGTGGCAGTACTGAGTCATGACTCAGTGGGTGGGTTTGTCACTCACTGTGGGTGGAACTCAGTGCTTGAAGCAGTGTGGTGTGAAGTGCCAATGGTTGGCTGGCCTTTGTACGCAGAGCAAAGGTTGAATAGGGTGGTTTTGGTGGAGGAAACGAAGTTAGCGTTGGGGTTAAACGATTCGGAAGATGGGTTTGTGAGTGc AACTGAGTTGGAGAAGCGAGTGCGGGAGTTAATGGACTCGGAAGTGGGGACAGAGGTGAGAGAAAGAGTGTCGAGTTTGAGAGAAGAAGCTGTGGCTGCTGTGAAAGAGGGTGGGTCCTCTCATGTTGCATTGGCGAATTTGGCTGAGTTGTGGAGGCAAAACTAG
- the LOC115960176 gene encoding anthocyanidin 5,3-O-glucosyltransferase-like isoform X1 — protein MVDAIVLYPSSGRGHLNSMVELGKLILKHHPSFSITILILSEPNTNTNSTAPNYVASSTTQYITTVNSTTPSITFHHLSPISEVPPRTASPVELCYLIPRLNNPNLHQTLKTISQTSKLRAFIIDFFCDSAFEVASNLDIPTYYFFTSSPSGLAAFLYRPTLHKKVDNSLKDLHGNMLLDDIPGLPPIRVSDMPKTMFDRTSSKLYQYFLNTATHMAKSNGLLVNTFDLLETKAIKAISGGLCVPHGPTPPIFCIGPLISNTNQDGEEHECLNWLNSQPSRSVVFLCFGSLGSFSEKQSKEIAVGLENSGQRFLWVVRNSPLDKDKDPNLDELLPKGFLERTKGKGFVVKQWAPQVAVLSHDSVGGFVTHCGWNSVLEAVWCEVPMVGWPLYAEQRLNRVVLVEETKLALGLNDSEDGFVSATELEKRVRELMDSEVGTEVRERVSSLREEAVAAVKEGGSSHVALANLAELWRQN, from the exons ATGGTGGATGCCATAGTTCTATACCCTTCTTCAGGCAGAGGCCATCTAAACTCCATGGTAGAGCTTGGCAAGCTCATACTCAAACATCACCCTTCTTTCTCCATCACAATCCTCATCTTAAGTGAACCAAACACAAATACTAACTCCACCGCACCCAATTACGTAGCAAGCTCTACCACCCAATACATCACCACCGTCAATTCCACCACCCCATCTATCACCTTTCACCACCTCTCACCCATCTCTGAAGTCCCACCCAGAACTGCTTCCCCTGTAGAACTCTGCTACTTAATACCACGCCTCAACAACCCAAATCTCCACCAAACCCTGAAAACTATTTCCCAAACCTCCAAACTCAGAGCTTTTATCATTGATTTCTTCTGTGATTCTGCTTTCGAAGTGGCCTCAAACCTTGACATCCCCACTTACTATTTCTTCACCTCTAGCCCAAGCGGCCTAGCTGCATTTCTATACCGCCCCACTTTGCATAAAAAAGTGGATAACAGTTTGAAAGATCTCCATGGTAATATGCTTCTTGATGATATTCCTGGCTTACCTCCGATTCGGGTTTCGGATATGCCGAAAACTATGTTCGATCGCACTAGTTCTAAATTGTACCAGTATTTTCTTAACACAGCAACGCACATGGCCAAATCAAATGGACTTCTTGTAAACACGTTTGACTTGCTCGAAACAAAAGCTATCAAGGCAATCTCTGGTGGACTATGTGTCCCACATGGACCAACTCCGCCAATTTTCTGTATTGGACCTTTGATATCAAACACCAATCAAGATGGAGAAGAGCACGAGTGTTTGAATTGGTTAAACTCACAACCGAGCCGAAGCGTTGTGTTTCTATGTTTCGGAAGCTTGGGATCTTTTTCGGAGAAACAGTCGAAAGAAATAGCGGTGGGTTTAGAAAACAGCGGTCAAAGATTTTTGTGGGTTGTGAGAAATTCACCGCTGGATAAGGATAAAGATCCAAACTTGGATGAATTATTGCCAAAGGGTTTCTTGGAAAGGACCAAAGGTAAAGGTTTTGTGGTGAAACAATGGGCTCCACAGGTGGCAGTACTGAGTCATGACTCAGTGGGTGGGTTTGTCACTCACTGTGGGTGGAACTCAGTGCTTGAAGCAGTGTGGTGTGAAGTGCCAATGGTTGGCTGGCCTTTGTACGCAGAGCAAAGGTTGAATAGGGTGGTTTTGGTGGAGGAAACGAAGTTAGCGTTGGGGTTAAACGATTCGGAAGATGGGTTTGTGA gTGCAACTGAGTTGGAGAAGCGAGTGCGGGAGTTAATGGACTCGGAAGTGGGGACAGAGGTGAGAGAAAGAGTGTCGAGTTTGAGAGAAGAAGCTGTGGCTGCTGTGAAAGAGGGTGGGTCCTCTCATGTTGCATTGGCGAATTTGGCTGAGTTGTGGAGGCAAAACTAG